Proteins encoded within one genomic window of Saccharopolyspora pogona:
- a CDS encoding acyl-CoA thioesterase — protein MGAFVAEVALRWSDMDAFGHVNHARTITLLEEARAELLFTEAKRQGLLGMAEGMVVARVVIDYHSPLLYQARSLQVRMSVRELKAASFIVDYTAYAQEAVATAETLMVPYDLRAGRPRRLTSQERNFLAEWQLEPAKSELGRA, from the coding sequence GTGGGCGCGTTCGTAGCCGAGGTGGCCCTGCGCTGGTCCGACATGGACGCGTTCGGGCACGTCAACCATGCAAGGACGATCACGCTGCTGGAGGAGGCGCGGGCCGAGCTGCTGTTCACCGAGGCGAAACGGCAGGGCCTGCTCGGGATGGCGGAGGGCATGGTGGTCGCCCGGGTCGTGATCGACTATCACAGTCCGCTGCTGTACCAGGCGAGGTCGCTGCAGGTGCGGATGTCGGTGCGGGAACTGAAGGCCGCGTCGTTCATCGTTGACTACACGGCCTACGCGCAGGAGGCGGTGGCCACCGCGGAAACCCTGATGGTGCCCTACGACCTGCGGGCGGGGCGGCCGCGGCGGCTGACGTCGCAGGAGCGGAACTTCCTCGCGGAGTGGCAGCTCGAACCGGCGAAGTCGGAGTTGGGCCGTGCCTGA
- a CDS encoding NAD-glutamate dehydrogenase, giving the protein MTSNPGQSKTGERPRADGDDAVGERSENPELAKSRLLDRAVEFTPELAELLHAYYRHVPAEELVDDEPTDLVGALRSHYRLASTRVAGRPLVQISNPDRTDDGWQSQATVVQIVTDDMPYLVDSVIAELGRDGAEVQRIIHPIFVVRRDVAGELQEVLPGADPAEPPADAIAESWMFVEVDRVVDEERLSVLQHGLTDVLNDVREVVEDTERMHATAKALADELERTPPLLPGEDVHDGVELLRWLAEGHFTFLGYRHYELVDGSGPALQAVLASGLGVLRSDSVAARSLTAGPDGRASALSKDLLVLTQASAPSTVHRPVHPFYVGVKTFDESGQVNGEHRFLGLFNTAALHEDVLDIPFIQRRVREIIHRAGFPMESYSGQRMLEEIQNYPRTELFSTDPDTLQETITGVLALAERRKLKPFLRRDPYGRFYSCLVYLPRDRYTTSSRLAMQEVLLEELQGTGLEYSTRVGESTLARVHFVVHTDPENQGEPDLARIQRRLDEAIHTWDDQMIEEVDAEQSGAGRDGHATRSLSEAISQIGQSCASSFPESYKEDFTAAEGLADLRRLESLSGPRDLKMSFYAPRDASAGQRRFKLYVGGRVTLSRVLPVLQSMGVEVVDERPYEVIVGDTDQQYWIYDFGLRLDPSLLDSATSGGLLDTLRQRFEDAFRAAWLGDAEVDRFNALVLRAGLNWRQASVLRAYAKYLRQVGIAYSQDYIEDAILAHRTTTTTLVRLFETRFDPALGADDRASREADLTEDVTKLIDEVTSLDADRILRSYLSLIRATLRTNYFAGDERRERSYLALKLEPREIPGLPEPRPQFEIFVYSPWVEGVHLRFGSVARGGLRWSDRREDFRTEILGLVKAQAVKNAVIVPVGAKGGFVVKRPPTPTGDPAVDRKATLDEGIACYRMFISGLLDLTDNLAGGEVAPPRDVVRHDGDDTYLVVAADKGTAKFSDIANDVAKSYGFWLGDAFASGGSVGYDHKAMGITAKGAWESVKRHFRELDVDTQSEDFTVVGIGDMAGDVFGNGLLLSEHIKLVAAFNHMHVFIDPGPDPAVSFAERRRLFELPRSTWDDYDRTKISAGGGVWSRSLKSIPLNPQIRQALGIDESVRQLAPAELIKRILLAPTDLLWNGGIGTYVKAATETHAEVGDKANDAVRVNGADLRAKVVGEGGNLGLTQLGRIEFARAGGKVNTDALDNSAGVDCSDHEVNIKILLDHLVADGKLTGEQRNELLADMTDEVGELVLADNHSQNAVLGISRAHAAPMVSVHARQVTALEKTTGLDRKLEALPTSKEFRDREKAGEGLSSPELATLMAHVKLSLKRDVLASGLPDAEAFSGRLPEYFPKPLREQYGDAIAAHPLRREIITTLLVNEMVDGAGISYAYRLSEENSASTTDAVRAFAVVTNVFGLRELWAQIDALGGSMPSSVADELVLESRRLLDRAARWMLTNRPQPLAIGAEISRFQPVVAELSDSVRGLLRGRAAEGATEMIDHCVAAGVPEDLAERLGVLLDSFALLDIREIAELAERDAGVAAERSPRESADLYYSLAEHLDVERMLLAVNELERGNRWHSLARLALRDDFYASLRAITIDVLRTSDPEDSPEEKIARWESTNESRLARANSSLEQIKNSGRLDLATLSVAARQLRSMVR; this is encoded by the coding sequence ATGACCTCGAACCCCGGACAGTCGAAGACCGGAGAACGCCCGCGAGCCGATGGGGATGACGCGGTCGGCGAGCGCTCCGAGAACCCCGAACTGGCCAAGAGCCGCCTCCTCGACAGAGCGGTCGAGTTCACCCCGGAACTCGCCGAGCTGTTGCATGCCTACTACCGGCACGTGCCCGCCGAGGAGCTCGTCGACGACGAACCCACCGACCTCGTCGGAGCCCTGCGGTCGCACTACCGGCTCGCCTCGACGCGCGTCGCCGGACGCCCGCTGGTGCAGATCTCCAATCCGGACCGGACCGATGACGGCTGGCAGAGCCAGGCGACGGTGGTGCAGATCGTCACCGACGACATGCCCTACCTGGTGGATTCGGTCATCGCCGAGCTCGGTCGCGATGGCGCCGAGGTGCAGCGCATCATCCACCCCATCTTCGTGGTCCGCCGCGACGTGGCCGGCGAGTTGCAGGAAGTGCTGCCCGGTGCGGACCCGGCGGAACCGCCGGCCGACGCGATCGCCGAAAGCTGGATGTTCGTCGAGGTCGACCGGGTCGTCGACGAAGAGCGGCTGAGCGTCCTCCAACACGGCCTGACCGACGTGCTCAACGACGTGCGCGAGGTCGTCGAGGACACCGAGCGGATGCACGCCACCGCTAAGGCGTTGGCCGACGAGCTGGAGCGGACCCCGCCGCTGCTGCCGGGCGAGGACGTCCACGACGGGGTCGAGCTGCTGCGCTGGCTGGCCGAAGGCCACTTCACGTTCCTCGGCTACCGGCATTACGAGCTGGTCGACGGTTCCGGACCCGCACTGCAGGCCGTGCTGGCCTCCGGGCTGGGCGTGCTGCGCAGCGACAGCGTCGCGGCGCGCAGCCTGACCGCCGGGCCGGACGGCCGCGCCAGCGCGCTGTCCAAGGACCTGCTGGTGCTCACGCAGGCCAGCGCACCGTCCACAGTGCACCGTCCGGTGCACCCGTTCTACGTCGGTGTCAAGACTTTCGACGAGTCCGGGCAGGTCAACGGGGAACACCGGTTCCTCGGGCTGTTCAACACCGCCGCGCTGCACGAAGACGTGCTCGACATCCCGTTCATCCAACGCCGGGTGCGGGAGATCATCCACCGCGCCGGGTTCCCGATGGAGTCCTACTCGGGCCAGCGGATGCTGGAGGAGATCCAGAACTACCCGCGCACCGAACTGTTCTCCACCGACCCGGACACGCTGCAGGAAACCATCACCGGCGTGCTGGCGCTGGCCGAGCGGCGCAAGCTCAAGCCGTTCCTGCGCCGCGACCCGTACGGCCGCTTCTACTCCTGCCTGGTGTACCTGCCGCGGGACCGCTACACGACCAGTTCGCGGCTGGCGATGCAGGAGGTGCTGCTGGAGGAGCTCCAGGGCACCGGCCTGGAGTACAGCACGCGGGTCGGCGAATCCACCCTGGCGCGGGTGCACTTCGTGGTGCACACCGACCCGGAGAACCAGGGCGAGCCGGACCTGGCGCGCATCCAGCGGCGGCTCGACGAGGCCATCCACACCTGGGACGACCAGATGATCGAGGAGGTCGACGCCGAGCAGTCCGGCGCCGGCCGCGACGGGCACGCGACGCGCAGCCTGTCGGAAGCGATCAGCCAGATCGGTCAGAGCTGCGCGTCGAGCTTCCCGGAGTCCTACAAGGAGGACTTCACCGCAGCCGAGGGCCTGGCGGACCTGCGGCGGCTGGAGTCGCTATCGGGCCCCCGCGACCTGAAGATGTCGTTCTACGCGCCGCGTGACGCCAGCGCGGGCCAGCGCCGCTTCAAGCTCTACGTCGGCGGCCGGGTCACGCTGTCCCGGGTGCTGCCGGTGCTGCAGAGCATGGGCGTCGAGGTCGTTGACGAGCGCCCCTACGAGGTCATCGTCGGCGACACCGACCAGCAGTACTGGATCTACGACTTCGGGCTGCGGCTGGACCCGAGCTTGCTGGACAGCGCGACCAGCGGGGGCCTGCTGGACACCCTGCGGCAGCGCTTCGAGGACGCCTTCCGGGCCGCCTGGCTCGGTGACGCCGAGGTCGACCGGTTCAACGCGCTCGTGCTGCGCGCCGGGCTGAACTGGCGGCAGGCCTCGGTGCTGCGCGCCTACGCCAAGTACCTGCGGCAGGTCGGCATCGCCTACAGCCAGGACTACATCGAGGACGCGATCCTGGCGCACCGCACCACCACGACGACGCTGGTCAGGCTGTTCGAGACGCGCTTCGACCCGGCGCTGGGCGCGGACGACAGGGCGTCCCGCGAGGCGGACCTGACCGAAGATGTCACCAAGCTGATCGACGAGGTCACCAGCCTCGACGCGGACCGGATCCTGCGCAGCTATCTGAGCCTGATCCGCGCCACGCTGCGGACCAACTACTTCGCCGGGGACGAGCGGCGCGAGCGCTCCTACCTGGCGTTGAAGCTGGAGCCCAGGGAGATCCCGGGGCTGCCGGAGCCGCGCCCGCAGTTCGAGATCTTCGTGTACTCGCCGTGGGTGGAGGGCGTGCACCTGCGGTTCGGTTCGGTGGCCCGCGGCGGTCTGCGCTGGTCGGACCGGCGGGAGGACTTCCGCACCGAGATCCTGGGCCTGGTCAAGGCGCAGGCGGTGAAGAACGCGGTGATCGTGCCGGTCGGCGCGAAGGGCGGCTTCGTGGTGAAGCGGCCGCCGACGCCCACCGGCGACCCGGCGGTGGACCGCAAGGCCACCCTCGACGAGGGCATCGCCTGCTACCGGATGTTCATCTCCGGGCTGTTGGACCTGACCGACAACCTGGCCGGCGGCGAGGTGGCCCCGCCGCGGGACGTGGTGCGCCACGACGGCGACGACACCTACCTGGTGGTGGCGGCCGATAAGGGCACCGCAAAGTTCTCCGACATCGCCAACGACGTGGCCAAGTCCTACGGGTTCTGGCTGGGCGACGCGTTCGCCTCCGGCGGCTCGGTGGGTTACGACCACAAGGCAATGGGCATCACCGCGAAGGGCGCGTGGGAGAGCGTCAAGCGGCACTTCCGCGAGCTCGACGTGGACACCCAGTCCGAGGACTTCACCGTGGTCGGCATCGGCGACATGGCCGGGGACGTCTTCGGCAACGGGCTGCTGCTGTCCGAGCACATCAAGCTGGTGGCCGCGTTCAACCACATGCACGTGTTCATCGACCCCGGCCCGGATCCGGCGGTGTCCTTCGCCGAGCGCCGCAGGCTGTTCGAGCTGCCGCGGTCGACCTGGGACGACTACGACCGCACCAAGATCAGCGCCGGTGGTGGCGTGTGGTCGCGGTCGCTGAAGTCGATCCCGCTGAACCCGCAGATCCGGCAGGCGCTGGGCATCGACGAGTCGGTGCGCCAGCTGGCCCCGGCCGAGCTGATCAAGAGGATCCTGCTGGCCCCGACCGACCTGCTGTGGAACGGCGGCATCGGCACCTACGTCAAGGCTGCGACCGAGACACACGCCGAGGTCGGCGACAAGGCCAACGACGCGGTCCGGGTCAACGGAGCCGACCTGCGGGCGAAGGTCGTCGGCGAGGGCGGCAACCTCGGGCTGACGCAGCTCGGGCGCATCGAGTTCGCCCGCGCCGGCGGCAAGGTCAACACCGATGCGCTGGACAACTCCGCCGGTGTGGACTGCTCCGACCACGAGGTCAACATCAAGATCCTGCTCGACCACCTGGTGGCCGACGGGAAGTTGACCGGTGAGCAGCGCAACGAGCTGCTCGCGGACATGACGGACGAGGTTGGCGAGCTGGTGCTGGCCGACAACCACTCGCAGAACGCGGTGCTGGGCATCTCGCGGGCGCACGCCGCCCCGATGGTGTCGGTGCACGCCCGCCAGGTGACCGCGCTGGAGAAGACCACGGGGCTGGACCGCAAGCTGGAGGCGTTGCCGACGTCGAAGGAGTTCCGCGACCGCGAGAAGGCCGGGGAGGGGCTGAGCTCGCCGGAGCTGGCGACGCTGATGGCGCACGTCAAGCTGTCGCTGAAGCGCGATGTGCTGGCCAGCGGCCTGCCGGACGCCGAGGCGTTCAGCGGTCGGCTCCCGGAGTACTTCCCGAAGCCCCTGCGGGAGCAATACGGCGACGCGATCGCGGCGCACCCGCTGCGCCGGGAGATCATCACGACGCTGCTGGTGAACGAGATGGTCGACGGCGCGGGCATCTCCTACGCCTACCGCCTGTCGGAGGAGAACAGCGCTTCGACGACCGACGCGGTGCGGGCGTTCGCGGTGGTCACCAACGTCTTCGGGCTGCGCGAGCTGTGGGCGCAGATCGACGCGCTGGGCGGTTCGATGCCGAGTTCGGTGGCCGACGAGCTGGTGCTGGAAAGCCGCCGACTGCTGGACCGGGCGGCGCGCTGGATGCTGACGAACCGGCCGCAGCCGCTGGCGATCGGTGCCGAGATCAGCCGGTTCCAGCCGGTGGTGGCGGAGCTGTCCGACTCGGTCCGCGGCCTGCTTCGCGGCCGGGCGGCCGAAGGCGCCACCGAGATGATCGACCACTGCGTAGCGGCTGGCGTCCCAGAGGACCTGGCGGAACGCCTAGGCGTGCTGCTGGATTCGTTCGCGCTGCTGGACATCCGGGAGATCGCCGAGCTCGCGGAACGCGACGCGGGGGTCGCGGCGGAGCGCAGCCCGCGGGAAAGCGCGGACCTGTACTACTCGCTCGCGGAGCACCTCGACGTCGAGCGGATGCTGCTGGCGGTCAACGAGCTGGAGCGCGGGAACCGGTGGCACTCGCTGGCCCGGTTGGCGTTGCGGGATGATTTCTACGCGTCGCTGCGTGCAATCACCATCGACGTCCTGCGGACCAGCGATCCGGAGGACAGTCCGGAGGAGAAGATCGCTCGTTGGGAGTCGACCAACGAGTCGCGACTGGCGCGGGCCAACTCGTCGCTGGAGCAGATCAAGAACTCCGGTCGGCTGGATCTGGCCACGCTGTCGGTGGCGGCCCGCCAGCTGCGCAGCATGGTCCGGTGA
- a CDS encoding YML083C domain-containing protein, translating into MLSDRAVALARRAGDRAIRLRAEALALFASNRLGRGVAASSRALAAVRDAEAAGDAEVEAELRVELAWCASSAGSGEVAVRVLNPVLEQDRIAPEVRAHALLALAASLPAHGQDGDRSEALDEAEWLYEACGLGRDTARLLNARVCAARAGHRRRLGEFDEAIAVADAGLALLGQLGDPAADSGEMRARLVLERVLSLLELGRRPEAVQATESVLAQPVRAAAAGPVGWLGLAMATRVHLPDGNHGAAVRTLNDTAAISERHKLDGLLAETLNTLSHVHERGAEFPEALRALRGAYSADRRWRATVHTARVRLLAEYPVHSGGVEVPRQSSASPEPGPARPEAPVPELVGTRAAEPEQPEPAAPQPRRPEQGLLEQGFPEPSEPEQATSRHRSGYEKTHDAARRLMETLTNRAAELREGGHRRQEPPEPRTAKEPQATEEAASQTVVFDSWALESQAAGIGQQDWQAAAEPADAQNARTIQVPEVEAVAFAEPADQGFPSHEPVSEEHAEPVATTAQANWWPSENPEQPQNAERTVPEVPVAHEPQPAESQQPLSVEFRPSESPSVEPLPSTAVLAAAADDIYRPTPAADDDNGAMDATAILPVIGGPAEPADLLGTGSAARNRPEESSPEGLHPRESRYGDSQYGRDLPGNDLPAIEQPGSYQVHDAPQDEPAHGSRETEPAAETPTGGTPAAEVTPASGTAVSEAPPGGTQRRQGGRRSRGKSLAEIRASLQLSAEPRRSRRRARHADPAEPAESSDARETSEPAVAPPTPAAEVLGRHRQDWATEPNLPVVERHRTAELVGDGDAAEPPAAEPPAAEPSIAVPLAAELATAEQPGEEAPAAEPAAESAGADAGPPGKIGLAELLTEALMAYESGRRAQPEAGETAPSGRHSEARVSGITGRPQVSHATHLSTSDDRGSGLAARHRRPAIDSTAVDPLF; encoded by the coding sequence GTGCTCAGTGATCGCGCGGTTGCGCTCGCTAGGCGTGCGGGCGACCGGGCGATTCGGCTGCGCGCCGAGGCCCTCGCGTTGTTCGCCTCGAACCGGCTGGGCCGCGGGGTCGCGGCCAGCAGTCGGGCGCTCGCGGCGGTCCGCGACGCGGAGGCGGCGGGCGACGCCGAGGTCGAGGCGGAGCTACGGGTCGAGCTGGCGTGGTGCGCCAGCAGCGCGGGCAGCGGCGAGGTCGCCGTTCGCGTGTTGAACCCGGTGCTGGAGCAGGACCGGATCGCGCCCGAGGTGCGGGCGCATGCCCTGCTCGCGTTGGCGGCGTCGCTGCCCGCGCACGGGCAGGACGGGGACCGCTCCGAGGCGCTCGACGAGGCCGAGTGGCTGTACGAGGCGTGCGGGCTCGGCCGGGACACCGCCCGGCTGCTCAACGCGCGGGTCTGCGCTGCGCGTGCGGGGCATCGCCGCAGGCTGGGCGAGTTCGACGAAGCCATCGCGGTGGCCGACGCCGGACTGGCGCTGCTCGGGCAGCTCGGCGACCCGGCTGCGGACAGCGGGGAGATGCGCGCTCGGCTGGTGCTGGAGCGGGTGCTGTCGCTGCTGGAACTGGGGCGCCGCCCGGAGGCCGTCCAAGCGACGGAATCCGTGCTGGCGCAGCCGGTTCGCGCCGCGGCGGCCGGACCGGTCGGCTGGTTAGGGCTCGCGATGGCCACCCGCGTGCACCTGCCGGACGGCAACCACGGTGCGGCGGTGCGGACGCTGAACGACACCGCGGCGATCTCGGAGCGGCACAAGCTGGACGGACTGCTCGCCGAAACCCTGAACACCCTGTCCCACGTGCACGAACGCGGCGCGGAGTTCCCCGAAGCGCTTCGCGCGCTCCGGGGCGCGTATTCCGCCGACCGGCGCTGGCGCGCGACCGTGCACACCGCACGAGTCCGGTTGCTCGCGGAGTACCCGGTGCACTCGGGCGGTGTCGAGGTGCCTCGGCAATCGAGCGCATCACCCGAGCCGGGACCGGCCAGGCCGGAGGCGCCGGTCCCCGAGCTGGTCGGGACCCGGGCGGCCGAACCCGAGCAGCCGGAGCCCGCGGCGCCACAGCCTCGGCGACCCGAACAGGGCCTTCTCGAGCAGGGCTTTCCCGAGCCTTCCGAGCCGGAGCAGGCGACGTCCAGGCACCGGTCGGGGTACGAGAAAACGCACGACGCGGCACGCCGGTTGATGGAGACGCTCACCAATCGGGCCGCTGAGCTTCGCGAAGGCGGACACCGACGGCAGGAGCCGCCCGAACCCCGGACCGCCAAGGAGCCGCAAGCCACCGAAGAGGCGGCGTCGCAGACGGTCGTGTTCGACTCGTGGGCGTTGGAGTCCCAGGCGGCCGGGATCGGGCAGCAGGACTGGCAGGCGGCCGCCGAACCCGCGGACGCCCAAAACGCCCGGACGATCCAGGTGCCCGAGGTCGAGGCGGTCGCCTTCGCGGAGCCGGCCGACCAAGGTTTTCCGAGCCACGAACCGGTTTCAGAGGAGCACGCCGAACCGGTCGCGACGACGGCGCAGGCGAACTGGTGGCCGTCGGAGAATCCGGAACAGCCGCAGAACGCCGAGCGCACTGTCCCCGAAGTGCCGGTGGCGCACGAACCCCAGCCCGCCGAGTCGCAGCAGCCGCTGTCGGTGGAGTTCCGGCCTTCCGAGTCTCCGTCGGTCGAGCCGCTGCCAAGCACGGCAGTGCTCGCCGCAGCGGCGGACGACATCTACCGGCCGACGCCCGCCGCCGATGACGATAACGGTGCGATGGACGCCACGGCGATCCTGCCGGTGATCGGCGGCCCGGCCGAACCGGCCGATCTGCTGGGAACCGGATCGGCAGCGCGCAACCGACCGGAGGAATCGTCGCCGGAAGGCCTGCACCCCCGGGAATCGCGGTACGGGGATTCGCAGTACGGCCGAGACCTGCCGGGCAACGACCTCCCCGCCATCGAACAGCCGGGTAGCTACCAGGTCCACGACGCACCGCAGGACGAACCGGCGCACGGCAGCCGCGAAACCGAACCGGCAGCCGAGACACCAACGGGTGGGACTCCGGCGGCGGAGGTGACCCCGGCGAGCGGGACTGCGGTGTCGGAGGCTCCGCCGGGCGGGACGCAGCGGCGCCAGGGCGGACGCCGGTCGCGCGGCAAATCGCTGGCCGAGATCCGCGCCAGCCTCCAACTGTCCGCGGAGCCGCGCAGGAGCCGTCGCCGAGCACGCCACGCCGATCCGGCCGAACCGGCCGAGTCATCCGACGCACGAGAAACGTCCGAACCTGCGGTCGCACCACCAACTCCAGCCGCAGAAGTGCTGGGCCGCCACCGCCAGGACTGGGCGACCGAACCGAACCTCCCGGTGGTCGAGCGGCATCGAACGGCGGAACTTGTCGGCGACGGGGACGCCGCTGAGCCGCCAGCTGCCGAGCCGCCAGCTGCCGAGCCGTCGATCGCAGTGCCGCTTGCTGCGGAGTTAGCCACCGCAGAACAGCCGGGGGAAGAGGCACCGGCCGCCGAGCCCGCAGCCGAGTCGGCGGGAGCGGATGCGGGCCCGCCGGGGAAGATCGGGCTCGCCGAGCTGCTGACCGAGGCGCTGATGGCCTACGAGAGCGGTCGGCGCGCGCAGCCGGAAGCCGGGGAAACCGCACCGTCCGGTCGGCACAGCGAAGCGCGTGTGTCCGGAATCACCGGTCGTCCCCAGGTTTCCCACGCGACACATTTGTCCACATCGGACGATCGAGGTTCGGGCTTGGCCGCCCGGCACCGCCGCCCCGCGATCGACTCCACAGCGGTGGATCCGCTGTTCTGA
- the ettA gene encoding energy-dependent translational throttle protein EttA, which yields MAEFIYTMKNVRKTHGDKVILDNATIQFYPGAKIGVVGPNGAGKSTVLRIMAGLDQPNNGEAFLTPGYTVGIQQQEPLLNEEKTVLGNVEEGVGEIKQKLNRFNEIAELLATDYSDELMEEMGKLQEDLDHADAWELDSQLEQAMDALRCPPPDAEVKNLSGGERRRVALCKLLLSKPDLLLLDEPTNHLDAESVLWLEQHLATYPGAVLAVTHDRYFLDNVAGWILELDRGRTFPYEGNYSTYLEKKAERLAVQGKRDAKLQKRLKDELEWVRSNAKARQTKSRSRLSRYEEMAAEAEKTRKLDFEEIQIPPGPRLGNVVVDVENLKKGFDDNLLIDGLSFTLPRNGIVGVIGPNGVGKTTLFKTIVGLEQPDSGTVKVGDTVKLSYVDQNRANIDPNKNVWQVVSDGLDYIQVGQVEMPSRAYVSAFGFKGPDQQKPAGVLSGGERNRLNLALTLKEGGNLILLDEPTNDLDVETLSSLENALEQFPGCAVVISHDRWFLDRVATHILAWEGDDEDPAKWFWFEGNFGGYEDNKLERLGPDAARPHRVTHRKLSRG from the coding sequence ATGGCCGAGTTCATTTACACCATGAAAAACGTGCGCAAGACGCATGGTGACAAGGTCATCCTCGACAACGCGACCATCCAGTTCTACCCCGGCGCCAAGATCGGCGTCGTCGGTCCGAACGGGGCTGGCAAGTCGACCGTGCTGCGCATCATGGCGGGACTCGACCAGCCGAACAACGGTGAAGCGTTCCTCACGCCGGGTTACACCGTCGGCATCCAGCAGCAGGAGCCTCTGCTCAACGAGGAGAAGACGGTCCTCGGCAATGTCGAGGAGGGCGTCGGGGAGATCAAGCAGAAGCTCAACCGCTTCAACGAGATCGCCGAACTGCTCGCGACCGACTACTCCGACGAGCTTATGGAGGAGATGGGCAAGCTCCAGGAGGACCTGGATCACGCCGACGCGTGGGAACTGGACTCCCAGCTGGAGCAGGCGATGGACGCCCTGCGGTGTCCGCCGCCGGACGCGGAGGTCAAGAACCTCTCCGGTGGCGAGCGCCGCCGGGTCGCCCTCTGCAAGCTGCTGCTGAGCAAGCCCGACCTGTTGCTGCTCGACGAGCCGACCAACCACCTCGACGCCGAGAGCGTGCTCTGGCTGGAACAGCACCTCGCCACCTACCCGGGCGCCGTGCTCGCCGTTACCCACGACCGGTACTTCCTGGACAACGTCGCTGGCTGGATCCTGGAGCTGGACCGCGGCCGCACCTTCCCCTACGAGGGCAACTACTCGACCTATCTGGAGAAGAAGGCCGAGCGGCTGGCCGTGCAGGGCAAGCGCGACGCGAAACTGCAGAAGCGCCTCAAGGACGAGCTGGAGTGGGTCCGCTCCAACGCCAAGGCCCGCCAGACCAAGTCGCGCTCCCGTCTGTCGCGCTACGAGGAGATGGCCGCTGAGGCGGAGAAGACCCGCAAGCTCGACTTCGAGGAGATCCAGATCCCGCCGGGCCCCCGCCTGGGCAACGTCGTGGTCGACGTCGAGAACCTGAAGAAGGGCTTCGACGACAACCTCCTCATCGACGGGCTGTCGTTCACGCTGCCGCGCAACGGCATCGTGGGCGTCATCGGGCCGAACGGCGTCGGCAAGACGACGCTGTTCAAGACCATCGTGGGCCTGGAGCAGCCGGATTCCGGCACGGTCAAGGTCGGCGACACCGTCAAGCTGTCCTATGTGGACCAGAACCGCGCGAACATTGACCCGAACAAGAACGTTTGGCAGGTCGTGTCCGACGGGCTGGACTACATCCAGGTCGGCCAGGTCGAGATGCCTTCGCGCGCCTACGTCAGCGCCTTCGGGTTCAAGGGCCCGGACCAGCAGAAGCCGGCCGGGGTGCTCTCCGGTGGTGAGCGCAACCGCCTGAACTTGGCGTTGACGCTCAAGGAGGGCGGCAACCTGATCCTGCTGGACGAGCCGACGAACGACCTCGACGTGGAGACGCTGAGCTCGCTGGAAAACGCGCTCGAACAGTTCCCCGGCTGCGCCGTGGTGATCTCCCACGACCGGTGGTTCCTGGACCGCGTCGCCACCCATATCCTCGCGTGGGAAGGCGACGACGAGGACCCGGCGAAGTGGTTCTGGTTCGAGGGCAACTTCGGTGGCTACGAGGACAACAAGCTCGAGAGACTGGGTCCGGACGCGGCCCGCCCGCACCGCGTGACGCACCGAAAACTGTCCCGGGGCTGA
- the ssb gene encoding single-stranded DNA-binding protein, producing the protein MFETQVTVVGYVLTDPVVRETQNGHRVVNFRVVAASRRLDRDTGEWVDGDRFYATVNCWKRLADGVTSALGKGDPVVATGRLRTRDYESGGQWRTVVELEANAIGLDLARGAPPDVPGMSRPRPGGERGLVSLPGG; encoded by the coding sequence ATGTTCGAGACGCAGGTGACGGTGGTGGGCTACGTCCTCACCGACCCCGTCGTGCGGGAGACGCAGAACGGCCACCGGGTGGTCAACTTCCGGGTGGTGGCCGCCTCCCGCCGGCTCGACCGGGACACCGGGGAATGGGTGGACGGCGACCGGTTCTACGCCACGGTGAACTGCTGGAAGCGGCTGGCCGACGGGGTCACCAGCGCGCTGGGCAAAGGCGATCCGGTGGTGGCGACCGGGCGGCTGCGCACCCGCGATTACGAGTCGGGCGGGCAGTGGCGCACCGTCGTCGAGTTGGAGGCCAACGCGATCGGGCTGGACCTGGCGCGGGGCGCGCCACCGGACGTGCCCGGCATGTCAAGACCACGTCCGGGAGGCGAGCGCGGGCTGGTTTCCCTGCCTGGCGGCTGA